In the genome of Pirellulales bacterium, the window TACCGGAGCCGGTTTTCCACGCCGTAGAGCCGCGACAGCGCCTCTTGGACCTGGCCGCGGAACAGGTAGTACTGTTCGCGGGCCTGGGCTTCGTTTTCGAGTTCGCCGCCCTTGGCGCCTTCGTCGCGCAACGCGGCAACCTTGCGCCAGGTTTCCAGCGCGCTGTCGCGCCCGGCCAGCACGGCGTCCAATTGGCGATAGGCAAAGTACAAGTCCCAGTAGGAGATCTCGACGTCGCTGACCAGGTTGCGAATGCTGAGCTCGAAGTCGGCCAGCGAAACGTCCATGTTGATGCGGGCAATCATCACACCGTTGCTGAAGAAGAAGCCCGGCTGAGCGTTGGGACCGGCGATGCGGTTGAACTCGACGCCGGCGCCTTGCAACAACGGCTGGCGGAACGTGGCCTCGAAGTTGACGTTCCAGTCGCTGGGAATGGCCCGCGACGGGTTGTTGTTCCACTCATAGGCCACGTTGTGGGCGAACGACATCGTACCGCCCGTGGCGTTGATCTTTTGCAAAGTGGTCTGGAAGGTGCCCAGGTCTTGCTTGAAGACCGGCGCGAAGAGCAAACCACCGACCCCGCCGATGTTCACCGGCCGGTCGTTGCGCTGCCAGGTCACGTTGCTTCGTAACTGGGCGTCGAACGCGCTGAGCGCGGCTTCCACACCGCGAATGGGGTTGGTCTCGACCAAGGCCGGCCCGTAGACCGTGACCGAACTGTCGGCCAGACGCAGCAGCACGTCGCTGGGCAGGTCCGAACGCCCGTTGATCGTGCGCACGACCTTGCTGTTGGCTAGCGTGATTTGAATGGCCTCTTCCAAACGCAGATCCCAGATCTCGCGGGCATCGGCGTTGCTCAAAGTGAGCGGCGGCAGAGCGCCCTCGACCTCGGCCAGCGTGCAGGTGTGGTCGTCTGGGTACTCGATCTCCGTGGCGACGCCCTTGTAGTGCGAAAGGTCGCCGTCTTCGAACAGGTAGGCCGGCTGGACGGGGTGGCAGCCCGTCAAGAAGGCTACCGTGACGAGCAACCAGGCGACGTTCCGTTGCACTTGCCGGCTCATTGAGTCGCATCCTGCATAGGAGAGGAGGGATGGCCACGGCCACTGGGGCCGCAAACTCTGCGCATTCCCTCCAACCGGGAATAATGGCAGGCTTCATATCGACCTCCCCGACGCGAGACTTGGAAAAATCCGCGCGATTGATAAGGTTCAACTGACCGACAAGCTTTTCGCAGAACGCGCATACCCCTCGTCTTGCGAGGGCGGCGGCGAATGCTGGCGTCGGAGCACGCTGTCGAGCCAGCTAGCAGTCGGCGCGGAAGCCGGTACAGCCCAACGGGCCGTTGCGCGCGGCGCGCGGGCGCTGATTAGAGGTACATGCCCAGGTAGCCGCCCTGGGCATCGCTGGCAGCTTGCAGCTTGGACATGCGCGCGAGCGTCTGCTCCAAATCGCCCGCGGCGATATAGCGGTCGAACTCGGCCATCACGGCCCGGCGTACCGACTCGTGAAACCACTGCACGGCCGGCTCGGTCAGCCATTCACAGGTTTCACGCACCAGTTCGACGTCGATGTGGGCCGCACTGGTTGCTTCGTCGCTGCTGTCCGTCAGCAAGGTGCCCTCGAAGCGGAACTCGAGCATGCCGAGTGCCGCGTTGTTTGTCAGCTGGAACACGCATCGGGCATTGTGCAGGTAATAGCTGTTGTGCGTGCCATACCGTGCCAGGTGCGCGGCAATGCGTTCGCACTTTTCCCGGAACTTCGGCGAGGCGTCCTCGGGTACGTCCAATCGCCCGATGCTGCGCAGCGGCAGGCAATCGAAGCGGATATCAACGGCATTGCTCATCGCGAGTTTCCGGCCCAGGCGAGTCCTACATGGAACAGTGCGTGCCGGGACATTCTATCGCCTGGCGAGTGGGGTCAACCGTCCCCAGCCGTGGCGATCTAGCGCGGCAGCCCCAGGGCCAACCCGATCACACCCGTGAAGGGAGATGCGGCCGCGGCGGGGGCCGGAGCCTTGCCCGACCCCTTCGGCACCAGCAGCCAACTAGTGGCCATCCATCCGTCCTGCGGCGAGAATTCCAGCACGGCCAGTTCGCCTGCATCGGCCAGGCGACCGGTCATGGGAACTTGCGCCAGATCGTAGCGATCTTCGAAGATCTTGCCGAAACGGCGGATGAGCAACTGCCGGAGCGACGTTTCCTTCAAACTGAGCTTGTCACCCGGTTTGAAGTCCGGTGGCAAGACGTCGATTTCGCCCTGGCGGACCAGCGAAACCTGGTCGCCGGTACGCTCGACGCGATAGACCGTCGTCACGTTCATGGCCTGGTAGGCCGTTTCGCCCGAGGTGTAGCGGCTGCCCCGGATGGTGATGGTCACATGGTCGTCATCGAAACGCACCGTGATCGGGCGGCGGCGGGCAAACGTAATCGACCAGGGCTGTTCCCCCTCGCTGCTGGCAAACTGCCGGGGCACCTCGCCGTAGATCTCTTTGGTCAAACGCTGCATCTCCGCCTCGTCCAGGCGAACGCCGGCTAGCGCCGATTGAGTCAGGTTGTTGATCATCGTCTCGTGCAGGCGCACGGAGATGTCCGCGTCGCGCCGCAATGCCGGACCGCGGCTGGGCGCGCCGAGCCAGCCCGGGCCTTGTTGCAACCAGTCGATCAGCAGCGCGTTGTGCGACGAACGGAAATCAAGCACGGCCGGGAGAGCATGCCGGCGGGCCAGTGCGTAGCGGAACCGTTCGCGGTAAGTCTGATTGGCTTTCAGAATCGATTCGGCAACGCGTTCCTCCAGCCGCGGAATCAATAGTTTTTCCGCATGCCGGGCACCAATCCATTCGGCCTCGCCTTTGCTCTTCGCCACGCGCTTCGTCGCCACGCGCCGTACGATGCCTCCGACCAGTCGGCCCTTGGTCGAACCGATGCCCAGGGTCGTCGAGTTGGTCTGTGCGTGCGCATCGGCGCTCAGGGTGGCCAGGCCGCCGGCGTCGAGGTAAATGGGCTGCAGGGCGGAAAAGTTCGTGCAGGCGGCCGTATGGATGATGGCCGGCCCGTTCACGCCGACGGTGCGCGAACGCGTTTGCCCCTCGAAGACGGCGTCGAACACGGCATATTGGTCCGAGGGCACCAGGTCGATGCGCACCGCACCGGTGGTCACGCCGGTGCCATGGATCGAGGTGCCGAGAATCGAGTCGTTCAACGGCGTGACTTCATAGACCGGTTCGGCCATGGCCGCGCTGACGATGCGCTCGGAGACGCGCACGAACAAGTTGGCGTGGCCGAAATGGCGGCGAATCTCGCTCAGCAGCCCGCGGGCGTGACGCCGACGCTCGAAAAAGCCCACAACTTCGGACAGGTCCTCGTACCCTTCGCCGCTCGGCGATTCGAGATACTTCCGCAGGCGGTCGCCAATCACCTTGCGGGCCTGCGCATATTCGGCCTGGGCATCGGCCACCCGAGCACTTTGCACCCGGTCAGAATAGGTTTCCAAAGCGGCGGCCACATCGCTGAAGACGCGCATTTCCAGGCCGACATATCCATTGCGGTAGTTCCGCAGCAAGCGGGCCAGGACGGCGGGGTCCGCCTTGGCGCCGGCCGCAATTTGCTCCTCGAGCGCGTGCCACTCGAGATAGTCCTTCCATTTGCTCCCGTTTTCTCCGCCGGGGCTCAGATAGGCATCGAGCCGCGTGGCCGCATCGGCGAGTGCCTTTCGTGCACGCTCGACATCGGCTTCGGTCGTAGGAACGAACTGATCTTCTGCTGAGGCGAACCGCTCCGCGAGCTGGCCCAATTCGATCCGGGGAAAGGTGTCGAGCCAGGCCGCTAGTGCTCTGCGGACCGCTGCGAACCGGGGGTTCTCCAGGCCGCTCAGTCCGGCGCTGTACTTGCCCAAGATTTGCGACAGGACGACCGGATCGGCGGCGGCCCCTTGGGCGACCTGCCGCTGCAGCTCGGCCGTGTCGAGAAACTCGCGCCAACGGTCTGCATTCGCCCCTTGGCCGAGCCAGGATTCCTGGCTCGCCAACGCGGAATGAACTGCCTTGCGCGATTCTGGCTCGGCAGTCTGAGCGGCGGCGCAGACAACGAGGCAATTCGCGATAAGCAACAGCGGGCCGAAAGACCGCATCATGTGGTCAACTCCACGATCCGTGTGTTAGAACGTAAGTCCAACGGCGGAAGTCAGTAACAAAGCGTAGGTTCTGGCGGTTCCGGCAGCCGCGCGGGCATCGCAGACAACGCCGGGCGCAGGCCGTATAACAGCATTTAAAGCCTGTCCCGCACCGTGCATCTCCCCCGACCTGTGGGACCGACAACTTCCTCCAGAGTTGTGCGACCCTCCAGGATCGCCCAAGCCTACCAACTCCCAGGGGTTCGGGTCGACTCTTTTAGGTGCCTTGATCTCGCCCGGCGGGTCCGTCGCCGGGGACACGGCTGAGCGTGGGGGCCGTCTGGCGTCTCGCGCTGCCAAACCGAGAGCGTCCTTCCGGGTGCCACGATTGCGGCAGTGTGACCCCCGGGCTCATCGGAAGCAGTCGCCGCCGCCCGGTCCGTTCAGCATGCCTTTAACGATCGTTTCGGAGATCGGAAAATCGTCACCGTGGCACGCGGTGAATACGCGCGCCGAGGTGCGTTACTGGAGGTTTGACTTCGGCGTTCAATCTGCGAAATTGGGGTACGGAGGATCTCCGCAACCTCTTCACGTCGCTTTGTGCCCGTTGTTGGGGAACGAAACCGGGCCTAGCAAGCGCGATCGCCAGTCTGCGTAGGGCGCAAGGGCGTCCGTGGGCAGGCGTCGCATGCGTTGTTGATCCTACGAACGGGGTGGCCCGAAGCCGTGACCTGTCGGTTACCGCGAGGCGCTCGGGGTCAAGTTCGCCCTGCGCGTCGGCGGCTCGTTGCCCTGTCCAAGCCCTCAGGAAATGCCATGACGAAGTTGCCACTCGCCGGTTGCCCGGGCACATGTGCCAGTTGGTTGTTGCGCGTTGCCATGATTCTGGCACTCGGCTCGATGGCGCCGCGTTTGGCGATCGCGGGCCCTATCGATATCAACGACCCCGGCGTCGCCAGCCTGCCGACGCAGTCGGATATTCGAGAACTCGACGACGCGATCGAGCGATTCAAGAAATCTGATTTCAAGGGCGCCAAGGCGCTGTTGGAGATCGCTGCGAAAGAGCATCCGGCGCTGCCGCCGGCCGACATGATGTTCGCGCGGCTGTGCGTCACGGCTGGCATGCTCGCCGAAGCCCGAGATGCGCTTGAGCAAGCGGTCGAAACCGACCCCTCGTATCCCGATGCGTACTTGATCATCGCTCGGTTGGCGTTTGGCGAAGGTCGCGTCACCGAGGCCGAATTGGTCTACGCCAAGGCGGCCAATGTTGCCGGCGCTTACAGCGGCGACGAGAAGAAAAAGCGTGACTTCGTCTTACGTGCCGCGCGCGGGCAGGCAGAGGTTGCGCTGGTGCGCAAGCAGTGGGATGCCGCGCTCAAGTATCTCGACAAGTGCCTCGAAATTGACAACACGGACACGGTGGCCCGCTACAACCGGGGCATCGCGTTGTTTGGCCTCGACAAGGCGAGTGAGGCGTTCAAGGAATTTGAAACGGCGTATGGCGACGGCAAGGACGAACGCTTTCTGCCGCCGGGCGTTGCGGTCGCGCGGTTGTATGATCGGGCCGGCAATGCTGCCAAGGCCGATGAATGGCGCCAATTCGCCGCCAAGCGGTCGCCCAATGACCCCAAGACGCATGTGGCGATCGCGCAATGGCTCTGGCAGACCGGCAAGCCTGAGCATTTGGAAAACGCCGCCACGCACGCCTTCCGCGCCCTGCAATTGGCCCCCGACATGCTCGAGGCCAAGATCATCCTGGGCACCGTGCTGCGCTACCGGCGCGAGTTTGCCAAGGCCGAAGAACCGTTGCAATCGGCCGTGACGCAATCGCCGGGCAGCTTTGCCGCGGCTAATCAACTGGCCCTGGCCTTGTGCGAGCAAGGCGACGAAGCCAAACGCAAAAAGGCGATTGAGCTGGCCCAGCTGAATGCCAATCGCGTCGATGCGCGTGACCCTCGCCGCGGCGAGGCGATGGCGACCTTGGCCTGGACTCACTATCGCAATGGCCAGACCGAACAGGCCTATCGCTTTATTCGCCAGGCCTACGATGTACGGCAGGTTTCTTCCGACACCGCATATTATCTCGCGGTGATCGAATCGACGCGCGGCAACAAAGACCGCTCGCGCCAGTTGCTCAAAGACGCGTTGGCCGCGGCGGGGCCGTTTGCCTACCGCGACGACGCGACCAAGCTGCTCGACACGCTCGAGCAGGCCAGCGCCGCGGCGACATCGCAGGGGCCCGGCGGGAACTAACGGCCGTCTTCCTCCGAGCCTGCCGGCCGCGATGGCTGTGCGCTTTGTCGGTGGTGGGCCGATTGCGCAGCCGCCGCGCCGGGCGCATCTCCGGTAAGACCGCAGTCACCGGCGCCAATTCCTTCGCGGTGTTGCGTTTTGTCAACGCACGACGTGGCATCCCGGCCACGTGTTGACCAAACGCATGCTACGTTTCAGCAGGTGGACTCCGCCTGGGGCGGGGATACTCCGCCTTGCGGCATTGACGCCGCCCGCGACGGTCCGGACGAAAAGTCGGAAGATGCTGAAGCCCCCTGGGCGGGAAGCCATGGGCTCATGGTAACCGCTTCCCGAGCACGGTATTCGGGTGCCGTTCGGCATGCGCTCATGGTCTGCGCGCTGGCCGCATCGGGCTGCGCGCAGCTGCGCGTCAACCCAATCGATCCCAGCCGCCAGAATCTCGCCATCGCTCAAGTGGCGCCGTACGCGGCGCAACAATATCCGCCGGCTGCGCCCTATGCGCCACCGCCGTTCACCGCGCCACCGTATGTGCCTCCCGCCGGTCAGCCCGGCGCAGCTTCCGCCAATCCGTTTGGCGCACCGCCTGCCGGAGCCGCGGGCACGGCTCCACAGCCACTGGCGCCGGCCGACCCGAATGCCGCGGCGGTTCCGCCTGCCTTGCCGCCAGGGGCCACGCTGCCGGGTGCCCCTGTCCCGCCGCCGACGGCGACAGTAACGCCGCCGGCCGCTCCAGCAGCCGCAGGAGCGCTGCCTGGTCTGCCGGTACCGGGGGCCAGCGGGCGGACAAATGTGCCGGCGCCAACACCGACGAAATTGCGCTCACGACAGCCCGTGGCACTGGCTCTGGCGCCACCACGCTCCTTCGCGCCGGTCGGGACCGAGGTGGTCTTGGTGGCCGGCGTCACGGGCATCAATGGGGCGTTTCAAACCGACCGCCGCATCGATTGGATGCTCGACGCGGGCGGCGTGGGGCACATCGTGGGCGTCGACGGCGCCGATCGCTTCTGGATGTTCAAGTGGGGCGATCGCCGGCCGCGCAAGATCGATGCGCTCAGCGCCGTCACCGTGACCTCCACCAGCGGCGTGACCCTGACGCGCGGCACACCGCTGCCGTCGGACGACATCATCGTCTATCGCGGGCAGTCGTGGATCAGCGTCAGCTCGCCGGTCGAGGGCACGAGCTATGTGACGGCCTATGCGCGCGACGTTTACGGCTGGGATGTGCATCATCAATCGGCCACGATCGAGTGGGTCGACGCGCTGTGGGCGTTTCCGCCGCCGGCGGCGAATCCCGTCGGCACGCGGCACGTCTTCACAACCACGGTTACCCGTCAGTCGACCGGCTCGCCGATCCAGGGCTGGCGAGTGAAATACGAGATTGCCGGCGGACCGTCCGCAGGGTTTGCCCCGGACGGCGCGCCGAGCATCGAGGTGCCCACGAACGATCTCGGACAAGGCAGCGCTGAGATCTTTCAGCCGCAGCCCGCCTCCGGCACGAATCAGATCAACGTGACGATTATCCGGCCCCCGGTCGATAACGGCGGCTCGCCGGTAATCATTGCCGCGGGCACGACGTCGAAGTCTTGGAGCGCGCCGGACATCTCGATTCAAGTCACCGGTCCACCGCAAGGCGCGGCAGGCACCCCGCTCAGCTACCGTGTCGAAGTGGCCAACCGTGGCGCAATCGCCGCCCGTGGTGCGACGGTGATCAGCGAACTGCCGGCCGGATTGACGTTTGTCTCGAGCAGCCCTCCGCTGACGCCAACCGACAACCGTGTGCAATGGTCGTTGGGCGATTTGCAGCCTGGCGAAAGCCGCGCTCTCGATCTTTCGCTCCGCGCCGATCAGGCGGGGAGCTTCAACGTGTGTGCCAGCGTGCAGACCTCCGACGGGCTCACCGCGCAGAACTGCGCGACGACGGCCATCATGGGCGCCGGAGTCGACGTCAGCATGACGGGACCGCAGCAAGCGGTCGTCGGTCAGGACGTGGTCTTCGACATCCTGGTCAGCAACCGCGGCGCGACGCCGCTGGAAAATCTGTTGTTGGTCGATCGGTTTGACGCCGGATTGCAGCACGAAGTGTCGGCCAGCCCGATCGAACGTCCCCTGGGGACCTTGGCCGTCGGCCAATCGGTTCCGGTGCAGGTGCGATTCCGCGTGACGCAACCCGGTCAGCTTTGCCACACGGTCGAAGTGACCGGCGCGGGCGGGGTCTCAGGCTCGGCGCGCGGCTGCGTTACTGCGGTCACGTCGCCCGCGCCAGGCGTCCCCTTGCCGCCTCCGCCGCCGGCGGGCAGTACACAGCCACCGCCAGGACAGCCTTCGCCCGCTGCGCCGCCCGGCACGACGACCCCCGGCACGGCGAGTGCGGGTCAGGCCAGGGTGCAAATCACCAAGACCGGACCCACCCAACGCCCCGCCGGCGGAGTGGCCGAGTTCGTCATCGTCGTGACCAACAGTGGTCCTGTCCCGCTGACCGACGTGAAAATCGTCGACAACTACGATCCCAGCCTGGTGCCTACGATGGCCACGGCCGGTCGCGAGCTGGTCGGGCAAGACCTGGTGTGGCGGATTCCGCAACTCGGCCCGGGCGAGGCCCGGAAGCTCGAGGTGCATTGCCGCTGCGACCAACCTGTGGCTCAGGCCTGCAATCGCGTGATCGTCACGGCGGCCGAAGGGGTCCGAGCCGATGCGCAGGCGTGCTTGTCGGTTGGCGCCGCGCAAAGTGGCGCGACGGTGTCGATTGTCGACCTCAACGATCCCGTCGCCATCAACCAGGAGTTGCAATACGACGTGCAAGTCACCAACCCTGGCCAAACGCCCGACCAGGACGTCGTGCTGACTATCGATTTGCCGTCGCAATTGACCCCGGTCACCATCGGCACCGGCGGACCGACCGGCTATCGCATCGAAGGCCGGATCGTGCGGTTCCAACCGCTTCCGCAGCTTGCGCCCGGAGAGGTCCGCAACTTCCGTCTGCGCGTGCGCGCAGTGCAGCCAGGCGCGGTCGAAGTGCGCGCAACGGTTTCCAGCCGGCTTGTACCACAGGGTACGAGCGTGTCGGAGCAGACGACGATTCAACCGTAGCCGATCGCCGGGCCGGGCGCGTCACGGCGCTTGTGCTAGAATGCGGGGGCGGGCTTGAGCCTCGCGGTTTCCTCCTACGCGGAAGTGGCGCATGAAACTGGGATTTGCCTTCGTGGCCCGCGGGGCCGAGGCACACGAAGGCCGACTGCACGTGTTTTCCGGTGATTTCGACACGATCGAGATTGCGCAGTTTCCGACGACCATCGGGCCCATCTCGCTGGTCATCAAGGTGTGTATGGAGCCGGAGGAGTGCAACCTGCCGCACATCTTGCAGGTACGCCTGCAAGATCCGTCGGGCGGGGCGTACCCGGTGGGCCAGCCGATTCAATTGGTTGCCACGCCCAATGTCTTGATGCCCCGGCGTCAGGCAGGCGTCAACGTGATTCTCGACACCACGCTGGCTTGCCAGGTCGAAGGCGAGCACGTTTACCTGTTCTATGTCGACGGCAAGCAGATTGGCGAGCTGCCGCTCTACGTGCGGCACAGCACTGAGCTTCGTTGACTAGCCGCCGCGGGAGTACCTGGGTCGATGCCGCGGTTCGTGATTCTTCGGCATACGATGCCTGCGGGCGCCGAGCGGTCCGATCATGTCGATCTGATGTTCGAGTACCGAGGCGTGCTCAAGACGTGGGCCCTGTCGAGCGAGCCTCTTAACGCGCCCGAGCAAATGGCCGTGGCGCTGGCCGACCATCGCCTGGCCTACCTGGACTACGAGGGGCCCGTCTCGCAGGGGCGCGGCCACGTCGCACGAGTCGACGCAGGGCATTACGAACTGCTGGCCGGCACGGCCGATCGTTGGACGGCGCGGTTGGACGGCGCTTGTTTCTCCGGCGAGATTCGCCTGGAGCGCGAAGGCCCTGAATCTCAGCGCTGGCGGTTGGTCTTTTCGCCGGGCTGAGTGGCCAAGGCCGGAGTGCTCCCCGGCGCACGCGAGCTGCCCGCGACCCACAGCGCGCCGTCGCGGATTTCCGCTTCTTCAAGGACGAGCTCGGTCGATTCTTCACCGTTCGGTACGATTTGGACGGCCGCGACGGGCTGGCCGTCGGATTGCAGCCAGCGGAGCCGCCAGCCGCCCTCGGCCGCGGCCTTTTCGACCTCGTCGAGAACTTTTCCCAGGGGCAAAGGCAGCCACCCGGCCCGTGCCCGGCAAACCTGCAAGGCCACTTCCCCCGGCTGTGTCAGATAAAGCCGAACTTCGAGCGAGAGCACCGTATCGACGCTGCCGTCGCGATACCGGCAGGCGATCGTGGCGTGGTCGTTGTCGATCGCGATCCGCGGCTGGCCAAAGGCCTTGGGCAACAGCCTTGGATGGTTCTTGCGCACGTCGTACGCCAGCCAGCCGTTGATCTGCTCGGCCGTAAACACGGCTTGCCAGGCGCCGCGCTGATGCGCTGCGCTCGTCACCGCGGCGACTTGGCGCAACAGGTCATCGCTGGCCTGTTTGGCGCGCGATTCGTCGATCAGGAGCGAGGCGGCGTAAAACTCGGGCTGTTGCCGAAGCGCCCAGAACCCGCCTGCAAGGGCGCCGCCGAACAGCGCGGCGCCGAATACCGACGCCAAGGCAGCCAACAGCAGCGTGCGGCGGGACATCATGCGAAAAGCGGCGCAAGTGCCGTAGGAGAATTCACCCCCGAGCGGGCGAATCGTAGGCCTGCCCTAGCGGCGGGGTCAATTCCAACCGTGGTGCGCCCGTAAGCGCGAATTGGACGATCGCCACGGTGGCATTGCATGCGTCCGCGTGCGATGGAAGCATCGCCGGTTTACGAGCTGCTGCCTGCGGCGGCCTGGGGAGCCGCGGCCGTGGCAGCCGCCGCGGCTTGCGCGGCCGCTTCTGCCGCGACTCTGGCCGCTTGCGCGTCGGCAGCGGCCTTGGTGGCGGCGGCTTGCTTGTCGGTCAGCGCCTGTTGCGCGGCTGTCAAGGCGGTGGCCGCCTCTTCCGCTCGCTTGGCAGCGCTCACGGCTTCGGCGGCGGCCGTAGCGGCCGTGGCAGCGGCGGCGGTCACCTGGGACTGCACACCGGCAATCTCGCCGGCGATCTGGTCGGCGGCCGCCTGGGCGGCCGCT includes:
- a CDS encoding tetratricopeptide repeat protein, whose translation is MTKLPLAGCPGTCASWLLRVAMILALGSMAPRLAIAGPIDINDPGVASLPTQSDIRELDDAIERFKKSDFKGAKALLEIAAKEHPALPPADMMFARLCVTAGMLAEARDALEQAVETDPSYPDAYLIIARLAFGEGRVTEAELVYAKAANVAGAYSGDEKKKRDFVLRAARGQAEVALVRKQWDAALKYLDKCLEIDNTDTVARYNRGIALFGLDKASEAFKEFETAYGDGKDERFLPPGVAVARLYDRAGNAAKADEWRQFAAKRSPNDPKTHVAIAQWLWQTGKPEHLENAATHAFRALQLAPDMLEAKIILGTVLRYRREFAKAEEPLQSAVTQSPGSFAAANQLALALCEQGDEAKRKKAIELAQLNANRVDARDPRRGEAMATLAWTHYRNGQTEQAYRFIRQAYDVRQVSSDTAYYLAVIESTRGNKDRSRQLLKDALAAAGPFAYRDDATKLLDTLEQASAAATSQGPGGN
- a CDS encoding DUF11 domain-containing protein, with product MALALAPPRSFAPVGTEVVLVAGVTGINGAFQTDRRIDWMLDAGGVGHIVGVDGADRFWMFKWGDRRPRKIDALSAVTVTSTSGVTLTRGTPLPSDDIIVYRGQSWISVSSPVEGTSYVTAYARDVYGWDVHHQSATIEWVDALWAFPPPAANPVGTRHVFTTTVTRQSTGSPIQGWRVKYEIAGGPSAGFAPDGAPSIEVPTNDLGQGSAEIFQPQPASGTNQINVTIIRPPVDNGGSPVIIAAGTTSKSWSAPDISIQVTGPPQGAAGTPLSYRVEVANRGAIAARGATVISELPAGLTFVSSSPPLTPTDNRVQWSLGDLQPGESRALDLSLRADQAGSFNVCASVQTSDGLTAQNCATTAIMGAGVDVSMTGPQQAVVGQDVVFDILVSNRGATPLENLLLVDRFDAGLQHEVSASPIERPLGTLAVGQSVPVQVRFRVTQPGQLCHTVEVTGAGGVSGSARGCVTAVTSPAPGVPLPPPPPAGSTQPPPGQPSPAAPPGTTTPGTASAGQARVQITKTGPTQRPAGGVAEFVIVVTNSGPVPLTDVKIVDNYDPSLVPTMATAGRELVGQDLVWRIPQLGPGEARKLEVHCRCDQPVAQACNRVIVTAAEGVRADAQACLSVGAAQSGATVSIVDLNDPVAINQELQYDVQVTNPGQTPDQDVVLTIDLPSQLTPVTIGTGGPTGYRIEGRIVRFQPLPQLAPGEVRNFRLRVRAVQPGAVEVRATVSSRLVPQGTSVSEQTTIQP